Proteins from a single region of Candidatus Peregrinibacteria bacterium:
- a CDS encoding 2-oxoacid ferredoxin oxidoreductase: MPCPNPSDIEILQKLAENPEAYLAYEESDQMLTWCDGCGNFGIEQSLFRALALEGIQNQEVLFCFDIGCHGNASDKIGAYTIHGLHGRVLPLAAGAVLANNKMRVIAFAGDGGTFSEGVNHLVHTIRNNYPFLFICHNNENYGLTTGQASSATRKGSIMNSSPDGVLLDAVNVCHFALSLGATFVARTFSGDVKHLTKILQAALHHNGFAFVEVMQLCPTYNKATSQNWFWERIQHIEDIPGYDVKNIDAALAISQDLEKKIAMGILFQREDTNFLEKVPQRKEKKTTLTEEVEYYDIQKFMEEFE, from the coding sequence ATGCCTTGTCCAAATCCATCTGATATCGAAATTCTCCAAAAACTCGCTGAAAACCCTGAAGCGTATCTCGCGTATGAAGAAAGTGATCAGATGCTCACTTGGTGTGATGGATGTGGAAACTTTGGAATTGAGCAATCTCTTTTTCGAGCACTCGCTCTTGAGGGAATTCAAAATCAGGAGGTGTTATTTTGTTTTGATATTGGATGTCATGGAAACGCCTCTGATAAAATCGGTGCATATACAATTCATGGACTCCACGGAAGAGTTCTTCCTCTTGCAGCGGGCGCTGTTCTCGCGAATAACAAAATGAGAGTCATTGCTTTCGCCGGCGATGGTGGAACTTTTAGCGAAGGTGTGAATCACTTGGTCCATACGATTCGAAATAATTATCCCTTTTTGTTTATTTGCCATAACAATGAAAATTACGGACTTACAACAGGTCAGGCGTCTTCAGCCACAAGAAAGGGCTCGATTATGAACTCTTCTCCCGATGGCGTTCTTCTTGATGCAGTAAATGTTTGTCATTTTGCGCTTTCCCTTGGTGCGACATTTGTTGCGCGAACATTTTCTGGTGATGTGAAACACCTGACAAAAATTCTTCAGGCAGCGCTTCATCATAATGGTTTTGCGTTTGTAGAAGTAATGCAGCTCTGTCCCACGTATAATAAAGCAACATCTCAAAATTGGTTTTGGGAACGAATTCAGCATATTGAAGATATCCCCGGATATGACGTAAAAAATATTGATGCGGCATTAGCAATTTCTCAAGATCTTGAGAAAAAAATTGCTATGGGAATTTTATTTCAGCGAGAAGATACGAATTTTCTTGAGAAAGTTCCTCAACGAAAAGAAAAAAAAACGACTCTCACGGAGGAAGTGGAATACTACGATATCCAGAAGTTTATGGAGGAGTTTGAATAG